CGAGGAGTTCCCGTACACCTCGATCGCCGGACTGACCTACGACAGCGGCAACTACGAGGCGGCCACCGACAAGGCCCTCGCCCTGTTCGGCTACGACGACCTGCGCGCCGAGCAGCGGGGGCGCAACGAGCGCAACGACCCCGTACGGCTCGGCATCGGCGTGTCGACGTACACCGAGATGTGCGGGCTCGCGCCCAGCCGGGTGCTGCGCGACCTCAGGTACGGCGCCGGCGGCTGGGAGGCGGCGAGCATCCGCATGCTGCCCACCGGCAAGGTCGAGGTGGTCACCGGCACCAGCCCGCACGGGCAGGGCCACGAGACCTGCTGGAGCCAGATCGCGGCCGACGTGCTCGGCGTGCCCTTCGAGGACGTCGAGGTGCTGCACGGCGACACCAAGGCGGCCCCGCAGGGCATGGACACCTACGGCTCGCGGTCGCTGACCGTCGGCGGCGAGGCCGTGCACAGGGCGGCGAAGACGGTCGTCGAGAAGGCACGCAAGGTGGCCGCTCATCTGCTGGAGGCGAGCGAGCAGGACCTGGAGTTCAGCGGGGGCGTGTTCTCCGTGAAGGGCTCGCCGGAAGCCCGGAAGACCATCCAGGAGATCGCCTTCGAGACGTTCACCAACCACGACCTGCCGGACGGCGTCGAGCCCACCATCAACGCCGAGCACGTCGTGGACCCGGAGAACTTCTCCTACCCGCACGGCACCCACCTGTGCGCCGTCGAGGTGGACACGGAGACCGGGCGCACCCGCATCCGGTCGTACGTCTGCGTCGACGACGTCGGCCGGGTCGTCAACCCGATGATCGTCGAGGGGCAGGTGCACGGCGGACTCGCCCAGGGCATCGCGCAGGCCCTGTACGAGGAGGCCGTGTACGACGACGACGGCAACCTCCTCACCGGCACCCTGGCCGACTACCTGGTGCCGTCGGCGGCCGACCTGCCGGACTTCGTGACCGACCGGACGGAGACGCCGGCGGTGTCGAACGCCCTCGGCGTCAAGGGCGTCGGCGAGGCGGGCACGATCGCGTCGACACCGGCCGTCGTCAACGCCGTCGTGGACGCGCTCAGGCCGCTCGGGGTGCGGGACGTGCGGATGCCGTGTTCGCCGCACCGGGTGTGGCGGGCGATCCAGGAGGCGCGGTCCGGCGCGGCCGACGGCACCGGCGGGACGGGGCCCGCCCGATCCGGGCAGTCCGGCCAGGCGGCCCGGTCCGGCGAGCCGGGTCAGTACGGCCGGCCGGGTGAGGAGGGTCCGGCATGATTCCCCCCGAGTTCGAGTACACCCGTCCGGACAGCGTCGACGCTGCCGTACGCGCCCTCGCCGACGCGGGCGACGAGGCGAAGGTGATCGCCGGCGGGCAGAGCCTGGTGCCGCTGCTGCGGCTGCGGCTGGCCTTCCCGGAGCTGCTCGTGGACATCGGCCGGATCCCTGAGCTGCGCGGGGTCCGCGAGGACGGTGACACGCTCGTCATCGGCGCGATGACCACGCACCACGAGGTGGTGCACGATCCGCTGGTGCGCCGGCACGCCGGGCTGCTCGCGCAGGCGACGGCCACGGTGGCCGACCCGGCCGTCCGGCACCGGGGCACCCTGGGCGGCTCGCTCGCCCACGCCGACCCGGCCGGGGACCTGCCCGCCGTGGCCCTCGCCCTGGACGCCGAACTGGTCGTGGCCGGGCCCGCCGGACGCCGCACCATCGCCGCGCGCGAGTTCTTCGTGGACTACCTGCAGTCGGCGCTCGCCGACGACGAACTGCTGCTGGAGGTGCGCCTCCCGAAGACGGACGGCTGGGGCTTCCACTACGAGAAGTTCCACCCGGTCGCCCAGTCCTGGGCCATCGTCGGCGTCGCCGCACTGGTACGGCGCGACGACGGGCGGATCGCCGAGGCGCGCGTCGGGCTCACCCACATGGCAGCGACCCCGCTCAGGGCGACCGCGGTCGAGGCGGCGCTCGCGGGTGCCGACGGCCCGGAGGCCGTGGCACGGGCCGCCGAGGCGGCGGCGGAAGGGACCCGGCCGGCGCAGGACCTGTCCGCCTCGCCCGAGTACCGCCGGCACCTGGCGCGCGTGCTGACCAGGCGGGCGGTGCTGGCCGCGACCGGAATGGGGTGAGCGCCGATCATCACGATGGACGACCCGGAGCGGGTGCGGGCCCGCCTGGAGGAGACGGGGTACCTCGTCGACGAAGGGCTGGCCGTCACCTGTTTCCTGGCCCTGAGGCTGCACCGGCCGCTGTTCTGCGAGGGCGACGCGGGCGTGGGCAAGACCGCGCTCGCCTCCGCCCTCGCCGAGGCGCTCGGCGCGCCGCTGATCCGGCTGCAGTGCCACGAGGGCATCGACGCCTCGCAGGCCCTGTACGACTGGGACTTCCCGCGCCAGCTGCTGCACCTGCGGGCCGCCGAGGCGGCCGGGGTGACGGACGCGGACCGGCTGGAGAGCGAGCTGTACGACCGGCGGTTCCTGATCGCCCGGCCGCTGCTGCTGGCCCTTCAGACGCATCCCTCGGTCCTGCTGGTCGACGAGATCGACCGGGCCGACGACGAGTTCGAGGCGTTCCTGCTGGAGCTGCTGTCCGAGTACTCCGTCACGATCCCCGAGCTGGGCACGCTGCGCGCCGAGAGCCCGCCGGTCGCCGTGCTGACTTCGAACCGCACCCGTGAGGTGCACGACGCGCTGAAGCGGCGGTGCTTGTACCACTGGTTCGACCATCCCTCCTTCGCCCGCGAACTGACCATCGTGCGGCGCCGGTTGCCGGATGTGTCGGCCCGGCTCGCCGAACAGGTCACGGCGCTGGTGCAGGCGCTGCGGGGCGCGGACCTGCTCAAACCGCCCGGTGTGGCCGAGACCCTGGACTGGGCCCAGGCACTGGACGCGCTGGGTGCGAGCGAGGTGGACGCGGAGCTGGCGGTGGCGACGCTGGGCTCGGTGCTGAAGTACCGGGAGGACACCGACCGGGCGCGGGGGCTCGATCTCGCGGCGGTCCTCGCGGCCCGGGGCGGGTGAGGGCGGTGGGCACGGGCACGAGCGGGGCGAGCGGTCCCCCGGGGGCGGACACCGTACGGCACGGCGGGGACGCACGGCAGCGCGCCGCGCCCAAGGAACAGCTCGGGAGGGACGCCGCACGCCTCGGGCCCGGCACCGGACCACCCGGGACGGACCCCGGACACCTCGGCGCGGACGCCGGACTGCTCGCGGCGGACGCCGTGCTGCTCGGTTTCGTGCGGGCGCTGCGGGCGGCGGGGGTGGATGCGAGCTCCGAGCGGCTGTCTGCGTTCCTGCGGGCCGTTGCCGCTCTGCGGCCGGGGGTGCGCGCGGACGTGTACTGGGCGGGGCGGGCGACGCTGTGCGGCGGGCACGACGATCTGGAGCGGTACGA
Above is a genomic segment from Streptomyces fodineus containing:
- a CDS encoding xanthine dehydrogenase family protein molybdopterin-binding subunit, with product MTGQAVEREVGRRQLRKEDARLITGQTNWTDNIQVAGLMHLAILRSPMAHARLTRVDVSPALERPGVVAAFGGADLAEGLGSLPCAWPVTEDIVLPGHPPIAVDEVRYAGDPVAVVVARDRYAAADALEAIEVDYDPLPPVLDLEAALAQGAPLVHADKGTNRCYTWPLATGESFESVRERADVTLKRRYHQQRLIPNAMEPRAVVVTPLAASGEYTVYSATQIPHILRIMLSTVTGIPEHKLRVIAPDVGGGFGSKLQVYGEEALTLAIARRLGRPVKWTESRSEAALATHHGRGMIQDIEIAATREGRLLGLKVGLLADMGAYLMLVTPGIPILGAFMYPAIYKMDAYDFTCTGVFTTRTPTDAYRGAGRPEATFAIERTMDELAAELGLDPVELRRRNWIRHEEFPYTSIAGLTYDSGNYEAATDKALALFGYDDLRAEQRGRNERNDPVRLGIGVSTYTEMCGLAPSRVLRDLRYGAGGWEAASIRMLPTGKVEVVTGTSPHGQGHETCWSQIAADVLGVPFEDVEVLHGDTKAAPQGMDTYGSRSLTVGGEAVHRAAKTVVEKARKVAAHLLEASEQDLEFSGGVFSVKGSPEARKTIQEIAFETFTNHDLPDGVEPTINAEHVVDPENFSYPHGTHLCAVEVDTETGRTRIRSYVCVDDVGRVVNPMIVEGQVHGGLAQGIAQALYEEAVYDDDGNLLTGTLADYLVPSAADLPDFVTDRTETPAVSNALGVKGVGEAGTIASTPAVVNAVVDALRPLGVRDVRMPCSPHRVWRAIQEARSGAADGTGGTGPARSGQSGQAARSGEPGQYGRPGEEGPA
- a CDS encoding FAD binding domain-containing protein; translated protein: MIPPEFEYTRPDSVDAAVRALADAGDEAKVIAGGQSLVPLLRLRLAFPELLVDIGRIPELRGVREDGDTLVIGAMTTHHEVVHDPLVRRHAGLLAQATATVADPAVRHRGTLGGSLAHADPAGDLPAVALALDAELVVAGPAGRRTIAAREFFVDYLQSALADDELLLEVRLPKTDGWGFHYEKFHPVAQSWAIVGVAALVRRDDGRIAEARVGLTHMAATPLRATAVEAALAGADGPEAVARAAEAAAEGTRPAQDLSASPEYRRHLARVLTRRAVLAATGMG
- a CDS encoding AAA family ATPase, with amino-acid sequence MDDPERVRARLEETGYLVDEGLAVTCFLALRLHRPLFCEGDAGVGKTALASALAEALGAPLIRLQCHEGIDASQALYDWDFPRQLLHLRAAEAAGVTDADRLESELYDRRFLIARPLLLALQTHPSVLLVDEIDRADDEFEAFLLELLSEYSVTIPELGTLRAESPPVAVLTSNRTREVHDALKRRCLYHWFDHPSFARELTIVRRRLPDVSARLAEQVTALVQALRGADLLKPPGVAETLDWAQALDALGASEVDAELAVATLGSVLKYREDTDRARGLDLAAVLAARGG